From the Candidozyma auris chromosome 2, complete sequence genome, the window AAATGACAACATTTATTCTGGTGTATTTATCTGAGGAACACTTTGGTCAAGATTGAGGAAACCCGCTCCTTGTTCTGATCCAAGGTGACCACCTCCTTGACAAACCGAGGCAAGTCCTTGGGCATTTTGTCCTGAATGCCCAAGTCGTCTGCACACACAATCAATGTGTCTGGTTTTAGGTTCTTGAGCATGTGGAAGTATCCTTCGATGTTGGAGCACCGGAGGAGCTTATAGTTATTGAGAAGCGTTTGCGACAAGCCGCTCTGAGAAGTGTCAATGTTCCCGGCAAGGTCGTCCACCGAGAGGTGGGGTGGCAAAATGAAGGTGACGTTCTGGGAATTCATGATGATTTCGTCTAGTGGCAAGTCTGAGCTGAGCACAGAATGCAGCAAGGTTAATGCAATTGACTTATTGGTGTATTTGGTAGCGCTGATGGTTTGGTCGTTTTCGTCTTTGGTGAGGTACTTGTAGATTTCGTAacctgctgctgccacGGAGGTGGCTACTACGGCCGAGATCCAGATGGCTGGGGATTTCTTTCTGCCCATTTTGAGGAAGGAGAATGAAGTCTGATGCTTGATGGATCTCTGGCCTTAGATATACAAGAGTACTATATAGAGCGTGGAGAAGTTTTGTTGGTCCACAATACCGGGACACCTCACCCTCGGAATGGCGCGGCGGGTGGACGGCTTGTGGCATGATTTGTGCGAGAGATGAAGGCCGGTTTTACCCTCGGTTGTGCCCTCGGATCTCAACCGAAATTCCCCCTTCCCCAACATACACTATCCCCTCCTCTATCTTCACCTGCATTTGACCTATTTAGAGATAACAGTACTAGCACAGCTAGCCTATACGCATTGCATCTAAATGCCGACGGTCATATCATTATGCACCTTTAGGCAAAAATTCATCTCGTCCTCGTCAAGTGACTTGATATAGAGACACTTGCGGAGCAACTCGTCATTCACGGGGAAATCGTAATTTCTTGACCATTCAATGCTCTGGGACAATGACTTGACAATATGAACAGACGTTCTGAAGCGAGAGAAATTGATGAGCCTCTCCTGATCCGTCTCTATGTCCAGGCTGCTCGTGGAATCCCCAATAGTTGGGGTTCTTTGCGACCCTTGTTCTCCTTCCTCCATCTTGATTGGCGGGCTGAGCGGCTTGCTCGACTGTCTTTTCACAAACTTAGGTCTCTCAGCATTAAATATCAAGTCCGAAAGATAAAGTCCGACAAACGGTATGCATCCGAGTGAGGGTCTCACTTGGTTGGTGCAGAGCCTaatgttgatgaagttcttgaaggGCGACGtcaactcctccaaatttttcaatgtAAGAAGATCTCCTGGTGGTAGCTTTTTCCAAGTCTCTCGAAGCTTGCTTATTTTTTCGCTAGTCAAGGCCAAAATGATCTGCATcaaggtggagaagttttGCAAGATTTGCGAGTGGTGAGCCACATGAATGAATCTAGACATGATTGCAATTCTTTCACTTTCCTCAGTAGTCAACAAAATCTCGGAGATGATCCAGTTTACCATCAAATTGAACCTTGCAATCACCAAATTTACACCCTTATTTTGTGTATAGTAACTCTCATTTACAATGATCTCCAACCAACTGTTCACTGGAGTGAGCTCCTTGTTCCAGTTGAGCTCAATAAGCTCTTTCCAATCAATGTCCTGAAGCATATCCTTTTCAATCATTGTGAAGTGCTCTGCTAAAGATTTAGAGTCGTAACTCAAAACAAATGATATATGAGACGAGCTTTTCATGACGTTCTCAATTGTGAGATTTTGCGATCTTAACGAGTACTGGTCCAAAAGTGCCTTCGGTGTCAAAATGGAGAATGGACTGGTGTTCTCGCTATTTGGGGCGTTTGTCAACAAGGCGTTCATGTTTGGCGTTGACGACGTACCATTGAGTGTAGATCTTACTCTCGTCTTTATAGGAGTGAGAGGTTTATCCGtcaactccttctcaaCATCCGAAGAATAGTCTATAGCGTCCTCAGTAGCCGCATTATTAATCTCAGCCAATATATCTTCAGTGTTATTGTGGAACTCCTCGCTGCgttcatcgtcatcatcaaaagaatCCTCGATAGAACTCTTGAATTTGTCATCTCTCAGAATCTTGTCATTCACACTGGTATTACCTCCGCCATCATCCCCTGCGGCGCTTCGTCTAGCTGTTGTGAAGCCTGACTTGGATTTAACAAGCTTCACCTTCCCTTCTAATCTCGAAAGCGCTGATTGGATCGGGTTATTGGTTGAACTGAACGATTCATCAGGTATAGCAGCTAGTTCTTTCAAAACGTAACTGCTGATGCCTGGTATAGCGACAGAATTCGATGACGAGTTGTCGCTGGTACTTTTGTGTGCAACCTTTGTCTCAGTGGTGGTTTTATCTCTGCCTGCAACAGAGAAGACGGAACTGTCATCAATATTTGACAGCTTTCCCGATTGACTCTGACCATCAAGCAAAAACCCAGAGGCATAGCTATCGCGATATGTATTGAATGGCAACTCGGTAAGAGCACAAAGAGTGCTAAATCTGACACTTTTGCGGATCGAAGACCCCGAAGAAAGACAGCTTGATCCTCTCGCCAACTTCAAATGCAGTGTAGCACCGCTCTCATTTTCAATAGGGCCCATGAAGTCCTTGTCATGACCTTCTTGCTGAGCTATTTTTCTCAAGTCCTGGATTGCATGCTTCTTTCTTAACGCACCAGCCTCTGCAATTTTCATTTCGTTTCGTGAGACAGAAAACGCTGAGTCATAGCTTAGGTATGATTTGATCGAGTCTCTTTTAAAAGCTGAGCCACTTGAGTTCCTCAGAATCATCGACAAACGTTTGTTTCCAGAAAAGCTAGATGAGCTCTGTCTGTTTATTTGTTGCATAGTCACAGTCCTTTTCATTGATTGTGGGCTCATGGCAATGTTCAAATCAACAACCTCCTCGTTGTAATTTCCAATATCACTAGGAGTCGAAATCGAAGACCGTGACTTGCCATTGCTTTCGAGATCACTTGGGACATCAAAATATTGGGTTCCAGACCTTATCATTTTTTCGGCTCTAAGAGCATCCTCTTTGAACTCCTCGTCGTTTGTGAGAGACTCATCTAGCTGCTCGGAATGTTCCAAGTTAAGATTTCCCTCATCATTCCAATTGAGACTTGCTACCCTTCCAAATGAGGAAGTTCCTGAATCATTTTGCCCATTGTAAAAAGAGTTCACCTTTGGCCTCCTGGACCTTTGATCCGCCAGTTTATCCCCTGCGCTTATACTGCTCTTAAAGAAGTTGTCGATCCTGTCGATACTCAAATCAGGTAAGTCACGCATGGATATATTATCGTTCGTGATATCAGCTTGAACCTCAGGTTTTCCTGGGGAACGAGACTTACTTGTCCTGTCGTCCTCCTCAATATTCACCTCCACGAAAGAGTCACGTTTAGGGCTGTGAAAATCGATTTCCGATCGGCTAATATCATCCATATCCTCTGCCTCAGTGATAGCATTTGACTGATCGGTGATATAGTAGTTGATAAGATACTCAAGTTCGTCAACGATTCTAGCACTTAACACGTCTACGCGATTTCCGACTTCCACTCGTTGTGGCTCGTTTGGTGTGTTGCTTTGAAATGTACTCGTGCTGGGATTTTTTGGACTTTGAAAAGGGCTTTCATGTCTATTATCGTTGAAGGACTTTTTCCATCCATcaacaatcttcttgatagAAGTTTTTCGGTCAATATCATTCTGAGTCAGGGTGTCAAGGCAAGAATGCGATTTATTCTTAGAGTTCGAGCGATTAGCATAGTTTTTGAGGGTAACATCCATCTTCTTTACCGGGGTGGGCGGTAGAATAGTTGATACCTTAGATGAGGGTAGCTTCACATGACCATTAGTGGAAAAGcctgatgaagaaaaggcagacttgttttcttgttgttctGGGTGATCGGTagttttcttcaatgccaacGAGGAGTCTTTGAGATTCTTATAATTATGCTTCGTTGTGTTCTGTTGCTTCAGGGTAGCCAAGGGCTTGCGGCCCAGTTTGCGACAATTTCTGCCTTGAAACTCAGAGAGCTTATCGTTCAAAGAAGTTCTCGACGACTTATGCTGCGCCAAAAGGTTGGTGATCGATAATTGTGGGTTTTCATCGTTAACGTTTGACTCATCGTGTATAAGGCACTTGTAGTGAGCACGCTGATCATAAAGGGAAAGCATTGCCGAGCGTCTGAAGGAGGGATTAGTCCGAAGCGACGTTTGCGTGCTCAGTTTCGTCAACTTCCTGAAGTTGACCAGCTCTGAGAGCATCGGGAGTGTAAGGGAAAAGACGTGCTGCTCATGAGATAGTGTGGTGCTATAGAACTCTGAAATCTTTGAAATCCAGTGTGTTTTCAAGTCTGTGATGATCTTTCGCTCAAACACCATATCTTCACGCACAAGATTCGATTCGTTGGTGATCAGGTTCATAAAATAGACGAACGTGTCGCCGAGCTTTGGGTCGAAATCAAAGTCATCGAGAAAGTAATTGAGAATCCAGTGTCTCAACACAACAAACGTTCGAAGTAACACAAGCTGACCAATGTGCTGAGTCTCCTCTGCCTGAGTATTAATGTATTGAAGAGCCCATATTAGTCTTGTGAGCAATAAGTTGAGCACGGTGTGGCTGTCAGTGAATGTTCTaaatgtcaagaagaaatcacaTATCAAATTGTAGTCGATCACCTCGGGAGACGTAAGCTGGACAATTAGCGCCTTCAATGTAGCATGATTAATGAAATCCTCATTGTTCTCGTCGAATTTCACCACAGACTCGTGATCCTTTTTGAGTCCAGGGAAATAGCGGTAATCGTCAAAAATGCTCTCGCTATGGTTGTTATAGGCAAACGTGTCTGACCTGGgaggttcttgaagaagattggcaGAGTCGTCAGAGGAATCTAGGTTGAAACCTGTCTCACCAAATTCCCATTGTAGGAGGGCTTCACCCATAGCGacaagaaattgagaatttAACTGGCCCTGACAGCAAGGATAGTGACTTTTAGAGAAGTGAAAGTAT encodes:
- the PEX22 gene encoding Pex22p, encoding MGRKKSPAIWISAVVATSVAAAGYEIYKYLTKDENDQTISATKYTNKSIALTLSHSVLSSDLPLDEIIMNSQNVTFILPPHLSVDDLAGNIDTSQSGLSQTLLNNYKLLRCSNIEGYFHMLKNLKPDTLIVCADDLGIQDKMPKDLPRFVKEVVTLDQNKERVSSILTKVFLR
- the LTE1 gene encoding mitotic regulator LTE1, with translation MGEALLQWEFGETGFNLDSSDDSANLLQEPPRSDTFAYNNHSESIFDDYRYFPGLKKDHESVVKFDENNEDFINHATLKALIVQLTSPEVIDYNLICDFFLTFRTFTDSHTVLNLLLTRLIWALQYINTQAEETQHIGQLVLLRTFVVLRHWILNYFLDDFDFDPKLGDTFVYFMNSITNESNLVREDMVFERKIITDLKTHWISKISEFYSTTLSHEQHVFSLTLPMLSESVNFRKLTKSSTQTSLRTNPSFRRSAMLSLYDQRAHYKCLIHDESNVNDENPQLSITNLLAQHKSSRTSLNDKLSEFQGRNCRKSGRKPLATSKQQNTTKHNYKNLKDSSLALKKTTDHPEQQENKSAFSSSGFSTNGHVKLPSSKVSTILPPTPVKKMDVTLKNYANRSNSKNKSHSCLDTSTQNDIDRKTSIKKIVDGWKKSFNDNRHESPFQSPKNPSTSTFQSNTPNEPQRVEVGNRVDVLSARIVDELEYLINYYITDQSNAITEAEDMDDISRSEIDFHSPKRDSFVEVNIEEDDRTSKSRSPGKPEVQADITNDNISMRDLPDLSIDRIDNFFKSSISAGDKSADQRSRRPKVNSFYNGQNDSGTSSFGRVASLNWNDEGNLNLEHSEQLDESLTNDEEFKEDALRAEKMIRSGTQYFDVPSDLESNGKSRSSISTPSDIGNYNEEVVDLNIAMSPQSMKRTVTMQQINRQSSSSFSGNKRLSMISRNSSGSAFKRDSIKSYLSYDSAFSVSRNEMKIAEAGALRKKHAIQDLRKIAQQEGHDKDFMGPIENESGATSHLKLARGSSCLSSGSSIRKSVRFSTLCALTELPFNTYRDSYASGFLLDGQSQSGKSSNIDDSSVFSVAGRDKTTTETKVAHKSTSDNSSSNSVAIPGISSYVLKELAAIPDESFSSTNNPIQSALSRLEGKVKLVKSKSGFTTARRSAAGDDGGGNTSVNDKISRDDKFKSSIEDSFDDDDERSEEFHNNTEDILAEINNAATEDAIDYSSDVEKELTDKPLTPIKTRVRSTLNGTSSTPNMNALLTNAPNSENTSPFSILTPKALLDQYSLRSQNLTIENVMKSSSHISFVLSYDSKSLAEHFTMIEKDMLQDIDWKELIELNWNKELTPVNSWLEIIVNESYYTQNKGVNLVIARFNLMVNWIISEILLTTEESERIAIMSRFIHVAHHSQILQNFSTLMQIILALTSEKISKLRETWKKLPPGDLLTLKNLEELTSPFKNFINIRLCTNQVRPSLGCIPFVGLYLSDLIFNAERPKFVKRQSSKPLSPPIKMEEGEQGSQRTPTIGDSTSSSDIETDQERLINFSRFRTSVHIVKSLSQSIEWSRNYDFPVNDELLRKCLYIKSLDEDEMNFCLKVHNDMTVGI